A window of the Drosophila simulans strain w501 chromosome 2L, Prin_Dsim_3.1, whole genome shotgun sequence genome harbors these coding sequences:
- the LOC6732008 gene encoding zinc finger protein 3 isoform X8 gives MQHVSAASSVPSVVTPVVTTGGTTITLGGPPPLPKSEHKEDGKPPHGIEMYKVNIEDISQLFTYHEVFGKIHGDVVNHQLAAAHGGQLPPPPPLPPQVTSHAASAAAAAAAASTNNAAVAAVMASANAAAAAAAAASAGGGLPPATSGNGGQQVTVTTTSSSTSSGGSTTSGGTTTTAGQTPHQCDVCGKKYTRKEHLANHMRSHTNETPFRCEICGKSFSRKEHFTNHILWHTGETPHRCDFCSKTFTRKEHLLNHVRQHTGESPHRCSYCMKTFTRKEHLVNHIRQHTGETPFKCTYCTKAFTRKDHMVNHVRQHTGESPHKCTYCTKTFTRKEHLTNHVRQHTGDSPHRCSYCKKTFTRKEHLTNHVRLHTGDSPHKCEYCQKTFTRKEHLNNHMRQHSSDNPHCCNVCNKPFTRKEHLINHMSRCHTGDRPFTCETCGKSFPLKGNLLFHQRSHTKGQEMERPFACEKCPKNFICKGHLVSHMRSHSGEKPHACTLCSKAFVERGNLKRHMKMNHPDAMMPPPPVHPHPQIPAGVLTQVKQEVKPIIIPHHSATTTMHTIQQITAGAAGGAGAVQLTPGLVPLVTSTLISHNAAAQQQSQKQQAAAAAAAQQQAAAAAAAQQQAAQQQAAAAHQQHQQQVAAQHQQQAAVAAHQQQQQQLQQQQQLLQLSIQQAAHHHQQEQHRQQQQQQHQQQQQQQHHQQQQQGHPQAPPPQQQQQPPPIALISDPSALARAAIQLQHLPANVEQHPVVY, from the exons ATGCAGCACGTGAGCGCTGCCAGCTCTGTGCCATCAGTAGTAACTCCTGTTGTGACCACTGGTGGGACAACGATTACATTGGGCGGCCCACCACCGCTTCCTAAATCCGAGCACAAAGAGGATGGCAAGCCGCCGCACGGCATCGAAATGTACAAGGTGAACATTGAGGACATTTCGCAGCTCTTCACCTACCACGAGGTCTTTGGCAAAATCCACGGCGATGTGGTCAATCATCAATTAGCAGCAGCCCACGGCGGCCAGttgccaccacctcctccgctaCCGCCGCAGGTTACCAGCCATGCGGCGAGTGCAgcggcagccgcagcagcggcgTCCACGAATAATGCCGCCGTTGCAGCGGTAATGGCATCAGCGAATGCAGCAGCGGCcgcggcggcagctgcatcGGCGGGGGGAGGACTACCGCCGGCCACCAGCGGCAATGGGGGCCAGCAGGTGACGGTGACGACGACCAGCAGCTCGACTAGCAGCGGCGGGAGCACCACCAGTGGGGGCACCACGACCACGGCGG GTCAAACGCCGCACCAGTGCGATGTCTGCGGCAAGAAATACACGCGCAAGGAGCACCTAGCCAACCATATGCGATCACATACCAACGAGACGCCGTTCCGTTGCGAGATCTGCGGCAAGAGCTTTAGCCGCAAGGAGCACTTCACCAATCACATACTTTGGCATACAG GCGAGACGCCGCACCGGTGCGACTTTTGCTCCAAGACGTTTACGCGCAAGGAGCACTTGCTTAACCACGTGCGCCAGCACACGGGAGAGTCGCCACACCGCTGCTCCTACTGCATGAAGACGTTCACGCGCAAGGAGCACCTGGTCAACCACATACGCCAGCACACGGGTGAGACACCGTTCAAGTGCACGTACTGCACGAAAGCGTTCACGCGCAAAGATCACATGGTTAATCATGTACGGCAACATACAGGCGAGTCGCCGCACAAGTGCACGTACTGCACCAAGACGTTTACGCGCAAGGAGCACCTGACGAACCATGTGCGCCAGCACACGGGCGACTCCCCGCACCGCTGCTCCTACTGCAAGAAGACCTTCACGCGCAAGGAGCACCTGACGAACCATGTGCGCCTGCACACGGGCGACTCGCCGCACAAGTGCGAGTACTGCCAGAAGACGTTTACGCGGAAGGAGCACCTCAACAATCATATGCGCCAGCATTCGAGCGACAATCCGCATTGCTGCAACGTTTGCAACAAGCCGTTTACGCGCAAGGAGCACCTGATCAACCATATGTCGCGGTGCCACACCGGTGACCGGCCCTTCACCTGCGAGACGTGCGGCAAATCGTTCCCGCTCAAGGGCAATCTGCTCTTCCATCAGCGTAGCCATACCAAGGGCCAGGAGATGGAGCGGCCATTCGCCTGCGAGAAGTGCCCCAAGAACTTCATCTGCAAAG GTCACTTGGTCTCGCACATGCGCTCCCATTCGGGTGAGAAACCACACGCGTGCACACTGTGCAGCAAGGCGTTCGTCGAGCGCGGCAATTTGAAGCGCCACATGAAGATGAATCACCCGGATGCTATGATGCCGCCACCACCCgtgcatccgcatccgcaaaTACCGGCTGGTGTGCTGACGCAAGTCAAGCAGGAAGTGAAACCGATCATAA TTCCCCATCACTCGGCGACCACCACGATGCACACCATCCAGCAGATCACGGCGGGTGCGGCGGGCGGAGCCGGTGCGGTCCAGTTAACTCCGGGTCTGGTGCCCCTGGTTACCTCCACGCTCATCTCACATAATGCTGCTGCCCAACAGCAGTCGCAGAAGCAGcaagcagccgccgcagcagctgcacagCAACAGGCCgcagccgccgctgctgcccaACAGCAAGCAGCCCAGCAACAGGCAGCAGCCgcacatcagcagcatcaacaacaagTGGCCgcgcaacatcaacagcaggcTGCAGTGGCTgctcaccagcagcagcaacagcagttgcagcagcagcaacaactgcttCAGTTGTCCATCCAACAGGCGGCTCACCATcatcagcaggagcagcatcgtcaacagcagcaacagcaacaccagcagcaacaacagcagcagcatcaccagcagcaacagcagggtCATCCACAGGCCCcgccaccgcagcagcaacagcagccgccgccCATCGCCTTGATCAGTGACCCAAGTGCTCTGGCACGCGCCGCCATCCAGCTGCAGCATCTGCCAGCGAACGTGGAACAGCACCCGGTTGTTTACTAA